Proteins from a single region of Diaphorobacter limosus:
- a CDS encoding GTP-binding protein — translation MSLIPATILTGFLGSGKTTLLKRVLTEAHGQKIAVIENEFGEENIDNDILVTDSQEQIVQMSNGCICCTIREDLRETLQLLAAKRRKGLLQFDRIVIETTGLADPGPVAQTFFMDDEIAETYLIDSIITLVDAKHAQQQLDERQEARRQVGFADQIFLSKTDLVSEGEKDALIHRIKHMNPRAPIRAVHFGEVPLSEVLDLRGFNLNAKLDIDPDFLKEDDEHGHEHVHDEHCGHEHHDHDHGEHCSHPHHHRHDDDVKSFVYRAERAFDPAKLEDFLGAIVNIYGPRMLRYKGVLHMKGTERKVIFQGVHQLMGSDLGPQWADGEKRLSKMVFIGIDLPQDIFLQGLEQCLVP, via the coding sequence ATGTCTTTAATCCCCGCCACCATCCTCACCGGCTTTCTTGGCTCGGGCAAGACCACGCTGCTCAAGCGCGTGCTCACCGAGGCCCATGGCCAGAAGATCGCCGTCATCGAAAACGAGTTTGGCGAGGAAAACATCGACAACGACATCCTGGTCACCGACAGCCAGGAGCAGATCGTGCAGATGAGCAACGGCTGCATCTGCTGCACCATCCGCGAAGACCTGCGCGAGACCCTGCAGCTGCTGGCCGCCAAGCGCCGCAAGGGCCTGCTGCAGTTCGACCGCATCGTCATCGAGACCACCGGCCTGGCCGACCCCGGCCCCGTGGCCCAGACCTTCTTCATGGACGATGAGATCGCCGAAACCTATCTCATCGACTCCATCATCACCCTGGTGGACGCCAAGCATGCCCAGCAGCAACTGGACGAGCGCCAGGAGGCGCGCCGCCAGGTGGGCTTTGCCGACCAGATCTTCCTGTCCAAGACCGACCTGGTGAGCGAGGGCGAGAAGGACGCGCTGATTCACCGCATCAAGCACATGAACCCGCGCGCGCCGATACGCGCCGTGCACTTTGGCGAGGTGCCCCTGAGCGAGGTGCTGGATCTGCGTGGTTTCAACCTCAATGCCAAGCTCGACATCGACCCCGACTTCCTCAAGGAGGACGACGAGCACGGCCACGAGCATGTGCACGACGAGCATTGCGGCCATGAGCACCATGACCATGACCATGGCGAGCATTGCAGCCACCCGCACCACCACCGCCATGACGACGATGTGAAGAGCTTCGTCTACCGTGCCGAGCGCGCCTTCGATCCGGCCAAGCTGGAGGACTTCCTGGGCGCCATCGTCAACATCTACGGCCCGCGCATGCTGCGCTACAAGGGTGTGCTGCACATGAAGGGGACGGAGCGCAAGGTCATCTTCCAGGGTGTGCATCAGCTCATGGGCAGCGACCTGGGGCCGCAGTGGGCCGATGGCGAAAAGCGCCTGAGCAAGATGGTGTTCATCGGCATCGACCTGCCCCAGGACATCTTCCTGCAGGGGCTGGAGCAATGCCTGGTGCCTTGA
- a CDS encoding hexameric tyrosine-coordinated heme protein — MADAWLTTLITDTPQQGFELAIALSRRGVKYTQPDAEVLHKLRPEYSTSSHELTAASQVIAINFQTVAAANNYWRK, encoded by the coding sequence ATGGCAGACGCTTGGCTTACCACCTTGATCACCGACACGCCCCAGCAGGGTTTCGAGCTGGCCATCGCCCTGAGCCGGCGCGGCGTGAAATACACCCAGCCCGACGCCGAGGTGCTGCACAAGCTGCGCCCCGAGTACTCCACCAGTTCGCACGAGCTGACGGCCGCCTCGCAGGTGATCGCCATCAACTTCCAGACCGTGGCCGCGGCCAACAATTACTGGCGCAAGTAA